AGTCAGGCCGTTGCGGCTCGCTCGCCGGTGACGATGTGGTCGATGAAGCCGTAGGAAAGTGCTTCATCGGCGTCGAACCAGCGGTCCCGGTCGGCGTCGGTGGTGATGCGGTCGACGCTCTGGCCGGTCTGGCTCGCGGTGATCTCGGCGATCCGGCGCTTCATCTTCCCGAACACCTCGGCCTGGATGGCGATGTCGGTGGCGGCGCCGCTGATCCCGGCGGACGGCTGGTGCATGACGATCCGCGTGTTCGGCAGCAGGTAGCGCTTTCCGGGGGTGCCCGAGGAGAGCAGGAACTGGCCCATGGACGCGACGAACCCGAGGCCCCACGTGGAGACGTCCGGCTTGATCAGCTGCATGGTGTCGTAGATCGCCAGTCCGGCGGTCACCGAGCCGCCGGGGGAGTTGATGTAGAAGGTGATGTCCTTCGCCGGGTCGTCGGCGGCGAGCAGGAGCAGCTGGGCGATGAGCCGGTTCGCCACTTCGTCGTTGACCTCCGTGCCGAGGAAGACGATGCGGTCGCGCAGGAGCTGTTGGTAGACCGAGTCTTCGGATGACTGGCCGGGTGCCTGCATTTCGGGTACGGCGAGAAGGGTCATGGGCCCGACGGTAGGGCCGGTGATCGGCGGCGGGCGGGAGTTTCGCTGTGAGCGTGCGGTGTTCGCTGCGGGCGATGCGGACGGTGCGAAAGCCGGCCGTGCGGCAGCTGCTGCGGTGTCTTGAATGACCCATTCAGGTCTTCGGAGGTCCTGAATGACTCATTCAAGACCTCCAGTGAGCCGCCGACCTACGAACCGGGCGTGACTTCGCCGGGGCCCTGGGGGCTGCCGGGCGGTCTGAGCGCCGAGGCTTTGCCGCGGGCGCGTCCGGTATGCGAAAAGGGGCCGCCATCACGAGGTGATGGCGGCCCCTTTTCGCGGGGGTGTGGCTCAGATGAGGCCGAGCTTCTGCACGGTGTCGCGCTCTTCGACGAGCTCGGCGACCGAGGCGTCGATGCGGGCGCGGGAGAAGTCGTCGATCTCCAGGCCCTGGACGATCTTGTACTGGCCGTTCTCGGCGGTGACCGGGAAGGACGAGATGAGGCCTTCGGGGACGCCGTAGGAGCCGTCGGAGGCGACCGCCGCGGAGGTCCAGTCGCCGGCCGGGGTGCCGTTGACCCAGGTGAAGACGTGGTCGATGGCGGCCGAGGCGGCCGAGGCGGCCGAGGAGAGGCCGCGGGCTTCGATGATGGCCGCGCCGCGCTTGGCGACGGTCGGGATGAAGTCGTTCTCCAACCAGGCCTGGTCGACGTCGACGCTCTTGCCGGAGACTTCGGCGTGCTGGACCGAGGGGTACTGGGTGGCGGAGTGGTTGCCCCAGATGGCGAGCTTCTTGAGCTCGGTCACCGGTACGCCGAGCTTCTTGGAGAGCTGGGCGAGGGCGCGGTTGTGGTCGAGGCGGGTCATCGCGGTGAAGCGGTCGGCGGGCACGTCGGGGGCGTGCGAGCGGGCGATGAGGGCGTTGGTGTTGGCCGGGTTGCCGACCACGAGGACCTTGATGTCGTCGGCGGCGCCGGCGTTGATGGCTTCGCCCTGGGGCTTGAAGATGCCGCCGTTGGCTTCGAGGAGGTCGCCACGCTCCATGCCCTTGCTGCGGGGGCGGGCGCCGACGAGGAGGGCGATGTTGGTGCCTTCGAAGGCCTGCTTGGGGTCGTCGAAGATGTCGGTGCCCGCCAGGAGCGGGAACGCGCCGTCCTCGAGTTCCATGGCGGTGCCCTCGGCCGCCTTGACCGCCTGCGGGATCTCGAGGAGCCGCAGCTTCACCGGGACGTCCTGGCCGAGGAGCTGACCGGACGCGATGCGGAAGAGCAGCGCGTAGCCGATCTGGCCGGCGGCGCCGGTGACGGTCACGTTGACAGGGGCTTGGGTCATTGCGGTACTCCAGCTTGAGACGACTTTGGCTAGTGACTTGGAGCCTATCCCTCCTGGGCGTCGCTGTTCGGGTGCGTCCAGTCACTCTCGCGGTGACGCCTCGAAACGGTCAGGGGGTGAACACGTCGGTGCTGGTGACGAGGACGTCGTTTCCGGTGGGGCTGGCCCCGCCGAGCTGGGCGGCGCCGCCGGCGATGAGGACCCGGCCGTCGGCGAGCTTGACGGCGCCGAACCGCACGCGGGGCGCGGACAGGCCGGTCCTCGGGCCCCATTGGCCGGTGGTGGGGTCGTAGACCTCGGCGTGCTGGTAGCCGGTGTCGTAGCCGCCGTATTCGAGGCCGCCGATGGCGATGACCTTGCCGGAGTCGAGTGTGATCAGGCGGTGCTGGTCACGGCCGATACCCATCGGGGTGACGGGCGCCCAGCGTTTCGTGGCCGGGTCGAACCGTTCGGCTTCGCTGAGGCTGAAGGGGGAGAAGGTCCAGAGGAGCGGTCCGCCCTGGTGGCCGCCGGTGAGCAGGATCGAGCCGTCGTCGAGGGTGACGGCTTGGGCGTGGACGCGCGCGAGACCGCTGTTGCTGCCTTGCGCCGGGGTGCCGATGGGGTCGGCGGGTGTCCAGGTGCCGGCGGTGGGGTCGTAGGTCTCGCAGAAGGTGATCCCGGCGACGTCGCTGCCGGTGTCGATGCTGCCGCCGATCGCCATGACGTGGCCGTCCGGGGTGCGGACCGCGGGGAACGAGGCGCGGGCGTGGATCATCGGCGCGGCCTGTGCCCAGGTGCCGGTGGCGGGGTCGTAGATCTCGGCTGTGGTGGTTTCGACGTCGGCGAAGTGCGGTGGCTGGTCGGTGGATCCGCCGGCGACGAGGACCCGGCCGTCGGGCAGGAGGGTGGCGGAGTGGACGAGCCGGCTCTGGTGCAGCGATCCGGTGGCGGTCCACGTGCCGGTGGCGGGGTCGTAGATCTCCGCCGACGCCTGGGCCCACGGCCTGCTCGACGGATGCCCGTGTGCGCCGCCGGCGGCCAGGACCCGGCCGTCGTTCAGCACGGTGAGGGTGTGGCCGCGGCGGCTGGTGATCAGTGAGCCGGTGATGGTCCACTGCCCGGTGACGGGGTCGTGGAGGGCGGCGTCGGCGAAGGTCTGGGCGCCTCGGCTGTCGCCTCCGCCCGCCGCGAGCACGCGGCCGTCCTGGAGGAGGACCGGGCCTTCGTACTGGTGGTCCCAGACGCGGGGCCACGGAAGGTCGCCCGTGGGGGCCCAGCCGGTGGTCGCGGTGGCCGGGAGTGCGGTTTGTGCGGTCATGGTCCCGACCATCGTGGCCGGGGGAAGTGATCGTCAAGCGGTTGCCCGAAGGCTGGTCTTTTGGTGCGGTGCTGAGGTTCTTTGGGGCAGCCGGGTTCTTCGGGGCAGCCGGGTTCTATCGAGCGGCCGGGGCGTCGGTGACGTTGGCGGCGATGCGGTGGAGGAGGTCGGCGAGCTGGGCGATTTCGGCTTCGGTGAGGCCTTTTCGCATGCGCTGGTCGTGGGCGATGGCGGCTTCGGCGAGGCGGTGGAAGAGCTTCTCGCCGTCGTCGGTGAGGGTGACCAGGTGGACGCGGCGGTTTTGCGGGTCGCGGCGGCGGGTGACGAGGCCGGTGGTTTCCATGCCGTTGAGGTGGTGGGTGAGGGTGGCGCCTTGGATGCCGACGGCGTCGGCGAGTTCGCGCTGGTTGGCGACGGGTCTGGTTTTGAGGGAGATGAGGATCTGCCAGACCGGCTGGGAGCCGCCGGCGGCGGCGAGTGCCTGGTCGAAGGCGCGGCCGGCGGTTTTGGCGGTGCGGGCGAGGACGACGCCGATGGGGGCGGTGACGGGTGCTGGCACGGGATGACCGTACCGCAGATGCCGAGAAGTCTAAGCGTTTGACATCTAACGATTAGACTTCTAACGTTATCGGCATCGAAGGAAGGGGAACGCGATGAGCACCGAAGAGCAGGTTCGCGAGTTCGGCCGGGTCTGGGCCGCCGCCGAGGAACGCGGCGACACCGAGGTCCTGGCTGGCCTGGCCGCCGACGGCTTCCGCCTGGTCGGGCCGCTCGGCTTCGTCTTGGACCGCGAACAGTGGCTGGCGCGCTACGGCGACGGCGGGCTGGTCACCGAAAAGCTGGACTGGGCCGGCGTCGAGGTCCGCGACTTCGGCGGCGCCGCGATCGCGATCGGCGTGCACGAGCAGGTCGCGACGCACCGGGGGAATCCGGTGAACGGCCGGTTCCGTGCCACGCACGTGCTGGTCCGCGACGACGGCCGGTGGCGGCTGGCGAGCATCCACCTCAGCCCGATCGGCGGCCCGCCGTCGTTCGCCCGCGCGCCGGAAGGGGACGAGCGGTGAGCGTCGAGCTGAACCACACGATCGTGTGTGTCACCGATCGAGAGAAGTCGGCGGAGTTCCTGGCCGCGATCCTCGGCCTGCGGACCGGTCCCGTCACCGGGCCGTTCGTGCCGATCGCGCTGGCGAACGGCGTGACGCTGGACTACCTGCGGGTGGATCACGTGACGAGCCAGCACTACGCGTTCCTGGTCGGCGACGAGGACTTCGATGCCGCGCTGGCGCGGATCCGGGCGGCGGGGATCACGTTCTGGGCGGACCCGTTCCACGATCGGCCCGGCGAGGTCGGCACTGTGAACGGCAGCCGGGGGATCTACTTCGCGGACCCCGACGGTCACAACATGGAACTGCTCACCCGGGCCTAGGGGGACAGCCCCGGAGGCCGGGACCCGTAACCCGCACCGGGATTCCACTTCGGCCTCTCCGGCCGGTGATCGGCCGAGCCGGACGTCGCGCGGGTGATCGTGCCGATCACCGGGTGGACCGGAGGCGCGAAATCGTTTTCCCCGAGTATTCATTCACGTTCATCGGGAATGAGTTGCGAAGAATTTGTCGAAACGTGAGCAATGTTGCGTTGCGGTACGGCTGCGCGGCGTTGCTCCGTTCAGCGGGGTTTGCTTCCATGATCCTTCCGCTACCATGGTCCGGCCCCGGTCCCCAATTCGGATGTATTGGGAAGGATTCCGATGCTGTCTGCGGTCGTTGCTGCCGTAATGGCGCTGTCCTCTGTGGTCACCCCGCATTCGTGGAACACTCCTCCGCCGCCCGACAAAATCGTCATCGACGTCGTGAACGCCAACGGCACCGGCTGTCCGGCCAACACGGCAGCGGTGGCCGTTTCGCAGGACAACACCGCATTCACGGTAACTTACAGCGTGTACACGGCACTGGTCGGGGTCGGGGCCGGGCCGCTGGACGCCAGGAAGAACTGCCAGATCGGCCTGCGGGTGCACGTGCCACAGGGCTTCACCTACGGAATCGCGCAGGCCGACTACCGCGGATTCGCACACCTGGAACGCGGCTCGACCGGCCTGGAAAGAGCGAACTACTATTTCCAGGGTAATTCCCCGACGGCTTTCGTCCAGCACCCGCTGACCGGTCCGTTCGAGGATGACTGGCATTTCACCGATTCAACGGAGGTCGGTGCGATTGCGTTCAAGCCGTGCGGTGAGGAACGCAACCTGAACATCAACACCGAATTGCGTGCGGCGGCCGGGACGTCGGATCCGAAGAAGACGACGAGCTACGTCACGATGGACTCGACCGACGGCAGTATCACCACCACGTACCACTTCGCGTGGCTGACCTGCCCGTGATCGGGTGAGACCGCCGGGGTCGGCGCGGTCGATGGCCGCGCCGACCCCGGCGGTCACCGTTCGGCCGGGGCCCGGGGATCGGTGGCCTGGACGCCGAAGACACGGCCGAGGGAGACGAGAGCCTCGTCGAGGTGGCTGAGGCTGGAGAGGACGGCACGGGTTTCGGCCGCCTCGACGCGGTCGGAGACCGGGGTGCCGTCGTCGCGCACGAGCGTGCCGGCGCCCGCGCCACCGGGGGCGTCGAGAGCTTTGCGGAGGACGTCGATGTTGCGCAGCAGCCGTCCGGTGAACTGCCGCAGGCGGTCGGCGTCGGCCCCGGCGAGCTGGCCGGGCTGGGCGCGGGCGGCGACGTGGCGGGCCCGGAAGGCGATGGTCTCCAATGTGGTGAGCACGTGCCAGCCGTAGTCGCGGCGGGCGCTGCGGAGGTTGACCGGGTGGATCAGCGGTTCGACGGTGGTCCGGACCTGTTCGACGGCGCGGTCGAGGTCGCGGGAGAGCTCGATGATGTTGACGTTCTCTTCGCCGGCGAGCAGGCTGCAGGCGCGTTCGAGGAACTCCTCCAGGTCGTCGAGCACTTCGCCGATGTCGTCGAGCATCACCGAGCGGGTGCGGACCGGGACGATGACGACGGCGGCGAGGATGCCCGCGGCGGCGCCGACCGCGGTTTCGGCGACGCGGATCCCGAGGACGGCGAGGCTGAACGTGCCGAGCAGGCTGTAGAGCAGGCCGAGCATGCTGGTGACGAAGAAGGCCATCGCCACCTGGGAGACCCGCGCGGTGTAGACCATGCCGAACACGCACACCAGGATGAGCGCCAGCGTGGCCGCGGTGTTGCCGCCGACCAGGAGCGCGAGCAGGACGCCGCCGACGATGCCGATCAGGGTGCCGCCGAGGCGGCGGACGCCCTTGACGAAGGTGGCGCCGGCGCTGGAGGCGCCGATGAACACGACGAACACCGTCAAAACGGCCCAGTACCAGCGCTGGTGGGAGACGAGTTCCCCGCCGACCACGGCGAGCCCGCCGCCGACGACGGCCTGGATGGCGCTGCGGGTCCGGTTGTCGTAGGCGAACTTGGGTGTCGCCTCCTCGTCACCGCCGGAGT
This window of the Amycolatopsis balhimycina FH 1894 genome carries:
- a CDS encoding ClpP family protease yields the protein MTLLAVPEMQAPGQSSEDSVYQQLLRDRIVFLGTEVNDEVANRLIAQLLLLAADDPAKDITFYINSPGGSVTAGLAIYDTMQLIKPDVSTWGLGFVASMGQFLLSSGTPGKRYLLPNTRIVMHQPSAGISGAATDIAIQAEVFGKMKRRIAEITASQTGQSVDRITTDADRDRWFDADEALSYGFIDHIVTGERAATA
- a CDS encoding malate dehydrogenase — its product is MTQAPVNVTVTGAAGQIGYALLFRIASGQLLGQDVPVKLRLLEIPQAVKAAEGTAMELEDGAFPLLAGTDIFDDPKQAFEGTNIALLVGARPRSKGMERGDLLEANGGIFKPQGEAINAGAADDIKVLVVGNPANTNALIARSHAPDVPADRFTAMTRLDHNRALAQLSKKLGVPVTELKKLAIWGNHSATQYPSVQHAEVSGKSVDVDQAWLENDFIPTVAKRGAAIIEARGLSSAASAASAAIDHVFTWVNGTPAGDWTSAAVASDGSYGVPEGLISSFPVTAENGQYKIVQGLEIDDFSRARIDASVAELVEERDTVQKLGLI
- a CDS encoding Kelch repeat-containing protein gives rise to the protein MTAQTALPATATTGWAPTGDLPWPRVWDHQYEGPVLLQDGRVLAAGGGDSRGAQTFADAALHDPVTGQWTITGSLITSRRGHTLTVLNDGRVLAAGGAHGHPSSRPWAQASAEIYDPATGTWTATGSLHQSRLVHSATLLPDGRVLVAGGSTDQPPHFADVETTTAEIYDPATGTWAQAAPMIHARASFPAVRTPDGHVMAIGGSIDTGSDVAGITFCETYDPTAGTWTPADPIGTPAQGSNSGLARVHAQAVTLDDGSILLTGGHQGGPLLWTFSPFSLSEAERFDPATKRWAPVTPMGIGRDQHRLITLDSGKVIAIGGLEYGGYDTGYQHAEVYDPTTGQWGPRTGLSAPRVRFGAVKLADGRVLIAGGAAQLGGASPTGNDVLVTSTDVFTP
- a CDS encoding MarR family winged helix-turn-helix transcriptional regulator, encoding MPAPVTAPIGVVLARTAKTAGRAFDQALAAAGGSQPVWQILISLKTRPVANQRELADAVGIQGATLTHHLNGMETTGLVTRRRDPQNRRVHLVTLTDDGEKLFHRLAEAAIAHDQRMRKGLTEAEIAQLADLLHRIAANVTDAPAAR
- a CDS encoding nuclear transport factor 2 family protein, which gives rise to MSTEEQVREFGRVWAAAEERGDTEVLAGLAADGFRLVGPLGFVLDREQWLARYGDGGLVTEKLDWAGVEVRDFGGAAIAIGVHEQVATHRGNPVNGRFRATHVLVRDDGRWRLASIHLSPIGGPPSFARAPEGDER
- a CDS encoding VOC family protein; the protein is MSVELNHTIVCVTDREKSAEFLAAILGLRTGPVTGPFVPIALANGVTLDYLRVDHVTSQHYAFLVGDEDFDAALARIRAAGITFWADPFHDRPGEVGTVNGSRGIYFADPDGHNMELLTRA
- a CDS encoding DUF4360 domain-containing protein, with product MLSAVVAAVMALSSVVTPHSWNTPPPPDKIVIDVVNANGTGCPANTAAVAVSQDNTAFTVTYSVYTALVGVGAGPLDARKNCQIGLRVHVPQGFTYGIAQADYRGFAHLERGSTGLERANYYFQGNSPTAFVQHPLTGPFEDDWHFTDSTEVGAIAFKPCGEERNLNINTELRAAAGTSDPKKTTSYVTMDSTDGSITTTYHFAWLTCP